The Magnetococcales bacterium sequence CAGGATAATTCATCTTCGCGCAAAAAGCTCTTTTTCTCGATGAGCATCAGTGCCCGGGTTCTTATTTCCACCGCCAGCGCGGTCGCGCTGGTCATGGTCTGGCTTATCGTCTTCTTCGTCAAGCATCAAAAAGAGACCATCCTGGCCCAGAACGAACGCACCATGACCTTGATGGTGAGCAATATCGGCAGTGGCCTGCGCACCATCATGAAATCGGGTTACGCCCACATCGCACGCGAGTTCATCGCCGACATCCGCAAGAACCCCGCCGTACTGGACTTCCGCATTTTGCGTGCCAACGGGTTGGAAGCCTTTCTGGACAACAGCACCATCGCCGAGGTGAACCGACGTCTCGGGGAGGAGGAGTTCCTGCCCCGCAAGGAGGAGAACAAGGTTCAGGTTCTGCCTGAGAACGACCCCAATCTGCAGACCGTCCTGAAAGACCATCACATCGTACCCCTGCACCACAAGAAGGACGGCGTGGCCCAGGTGACCTTTCTGGCCCCCATCCAGAAGGACGAGAAGTGCGGCAAGTGCCACGGCAGCGATGCCAAGCCCCGTGGCCTCATGCTGATCACCACCTCGCTGGCCCAGGTGGAGCAGGATATTCGGGATACCCGTCAGGAGGCCTTTCTGGTGGCGCTGGTGGCGCTCTTTTTCGTGCTGCTGCTGGTCTACGTGATGATACGCAGCTTTCTGATCCGGCCCCTGGGCCTGATCAAATCCTCCATGAACCGGGTTGCCGGGGGGCATCTGACGGAACGCATCGCGGTTCCCGGCAATGACGAAATCAGTGAAATCGCCGCCGCCTTCAACGAAATGGCGCGGCAACTGGCCATCACTTACGACGGGCTGCACCAGGAGCAGGACAAGCTGGCCACGGTGATCTTCGGCGCCCAGGAGGGCATCGTGGTCACCGACGGCAATCAGAACGTCGTCCTGGTCAACCCCTCCGCGGAACGCCTCGTCGGCAAAACCTTCGAACAAATCCGCGACGCCGGTTGGGAGATGCTGCTGGACGATGCCGACTTTCTGAAGGCTTTCGTGGCCAAGGGAGGCCGGGAGATGCCGGATCTGGTGGTTTACAACAGCCGGGCTCTGAAGCTCCACGCCGCCACCATCCACGCCGTGGATCAGACCGCCATCGGCACCTCCATCATGCTGCGGGATGTCACCGACGAAAAGAACCTGGAAGACAAGCTGCGGGAACTCTCCGTGACTGACGCCCTGACCCAGCTCTTCAACCGGCGCGGTCTCATGGAGGTTCTGGAGAAGGAGATCAAACGCTCCCAGCGCTACAACCACTTCCTGGGATTCCTGCTTTTCGACGTGGACCACTTCAAAAAATTCAACGACACCTATGGCCACGATCAGGGGGACCGGGTGCTGCAGGCCATCGGTCGCGCCATGAAGGAGCATTTCCGCAAGGTGGACACTCCCTGCCGTTACGGGGGCGAGGAGTTCTGCGCCATTCTGCCGGATACGGATCCGCGCGGAGCCTACATCGTCGCGGAACGCTTCCGCCGCCGCATCGAAGCCATGCTGGTGGATAACCTGAAAGTGACCGTCTCCATCGGCGTGGTCACCATTCCCGCCTGCGAGGTCAACAAGGCGGAAGACCTGATCAAAAGGGCGGACGAACTGCTTTATGAAGGCAAACGCAACGGACGCAACCAGGTGACCATCGGTATCCCCCTGGAAGATTTAGATTTATCAAGTGTCGAGATGTAGGAGCGTCAGTCAGATCATTGCCTTTGAGATCGGTTGTTGGAATGTCGTCGTGGGCCATGCGAACCGTGGAGGTACGGACATGAACAATACCAGGCAAATATCACCGAGCCGCTCCGTTGGAAGCGACGCCGAACAAGAGGAAAAGATCAAAGGAACCTCAACCCGGAAGCCGAATTCCCGAAAAGTCACAAATTTTCAATTACTCAAGCTTGAAACCCGCCTATTAAAAAAGGGCGCTGCGACATCCCGTCTTGCCTGCACCAACGCCCTCAAAGCTGGAAACAGCGTTCTGGTCGCCGAGGGAAAGTCCCTGGTGAAAATTCTCCCCTCCGGAGAAAAAGAAATTGTGAAAGATCTACCATACGATTCCTTCGTTCGTGTCACTAAAAAATATTATGTTATACGCAGCGATACCAATAACCGGTTGCACATTCCCCGTGGCCGGAAAAATTCCCCCCCATGAACAACACTCCACGCCTGCGCATGATAGCTGGCCCAAACGGCTCCGGGAAAAGCACGCTTTATAACAACGTAATATAACAAATATCATCCAAAAACGGTGAAGTTTATATCAACCCGGATGAAATTGAGAAGTCCGTCGCTTCCTCTGCATGGAAGTGCCTCGATTTTTCCACTTTCGGCCTGCAAACATCCAAGGAAATATTTACAGAGTTTCTTGAACAATCCGAATTATTAAGAAAAACAGGGCAGTTCAAAGATATATCTAAATTATGTTACAATACCAACAGGGTATACTTTCTAGACATCGCCATAAATGCCTACTTCGCCTCGGTATTGGCCGACTTCATTCGGCAACAGCTGATCAAGAGCCGTCTTTCTTTTGTAACGGAAACCGTCATGTCTTCAGAGGATAAAATTGAACTATTGAAAAAGGCCCGGGAAAGCGGCTATCGCACCTACCTCTACTATATTGCCACGAATGACCCGGACATCAATCTAAACCGGGTGGCCATTCGAATCCAGATGGGCGGACACTCCGTTCCGGAAGATAAAATCCGTGCCCGCTATCAGCGTTCCCTTGAACTTCTGCCCAAAGCACTCCTCTATTCCACCAGAGCCTACATTTTCGATACCTCGCAAGGCAAGAGGGCCTGGATAGCTGAAAAAACTGAAGAGAACTCACTGAAGATAGAAGGGGATTTCGTCCCGCGCTGGTTCGCCACCTTATTTAACCCTTTATGATTGTATAGGTTAGCCGCGCCACCGTGGAAAATCGACCGCAGGAACCCTTGCAACGGCGTCCTCTCGATCCGTGCATGGGTTCCTGCGGGAAACCAACCCGTCCAACAGCCCCTACTTTTTCACCGGCTTGATGTTTTCCAGCTTGTCGAAAGCCTGCCCCAGGAAGCCATCCTTCTCGCCCAGGGTGGCGGGGCGATAGATGTCGACCTTCTTGTAGCCCTGATCCACCATGTAGACGCGACCGTCCTCATCCACGGCGATCATGGAGGGCAGCATATATCGGGCCCGCTCGGTATCCGGACCACGATCCCCCACGAACAACAGCAACTGCCCCTCCTTGTTGAAGATCTGGAAATTGGCGTGGGAGGCATCCGAAATGTAGATGTTGCCTGCCTTGTCGGCGGCGAGCCCCTTGGGTCGGGCGAACTGCCCCAGGTTGCGCCCCACCCCGCCGAAGAAGCGCAGGAATTTGCCGTCCTGATTGAAGACCTGAACGCGGAAATTGCCGCCGTCCACGACATAAAGCAGACCGTCGGGGCCGAATTTGGCATCCCGCAGCAGATTGAATTCGCCCGGCTTCTCTCCGCGCTTGCCGATGTCGAAGAGCGGGGTGCCGTTTTTGGCGTCGAAAACCCGGATGCGGTGTGCCTCATCCCGCCCTCGGGAGGCGCCGGTGTCCACCACATAAATCCGGGTGGCATCCGGGTTCACCGCCACGGAAGAGGGTCGGTCGAACATCTCCTTGCCTCCCAGGGCCCGCAGATACTTGCCATCCGGACCGTAGACCATGACGAACTTCTTGGTGGCATCCATCACGTAGAGGTTGCCCTCCTGGTCCACATCCAAACCCATGGGTTTGGCCAGCGCGCCCGGATCCTCCTTGCCGATCTCGGTGAACTTGCCGTGTTCGGGATCGAAACGCATCACCGACCGGTTGATGGTATCGGAGACGTAGATCACCCCCTTGCGCACCGCGATGCCGTAGGGTTTGCCGAAGCCCTTGCCCTCCAGACCCGAATCGCCGGTGAGCATCTCCCGCATGGCCAGGCCCTTGCGGTCCTTGGGCTCGACATCGACGCTGGAGCGCAGGGTGCGCTCATACTGGAACCGGGCCTCGTCCGGCGGACTCGGAAAGACCAGGGGAGGCAGCACCTTGGCCTGTTTGCCCTCCACGCAGCCTCCGAGGATCACCGCCGCCCCGCTCAGGAGACACAACATCGCAGACATCGTCAGACGCAGTTTCATGAATCAATCTCCCATCGCCAACCGTTGCTTCCTGGTGTGCTAATTGCACACCATGTACCATTGATGCGTGATTTTGGAATTGGCCTTCAGCTCACTATTCGGGGATCTGGCAGCATGTGGCGAACCGGTCTGTTCATGGCGTTGTTCAGCGCCCTCGTTTTTCCAGGAAGTTCCAGCCTTGCCGGAGAAAAACCAACCGGTGCTGCCGAACTCTATCGCAAGCATTGCGCCACCTGCCATGGCCACAAAGGCGAAGGCAACACCACTCTGGGGCAAAGCATGAGCCCCCCGCCCCGCAAGTTCACCGATCCCGCCGGCATGATGGATCTGACCCGGGAACGCATGATCACCTCCATCCGCGACGGGCGCAAGGCCACGGCCATGCCCGCCTGGGGTGAACTGCTTTCCGCCGCCCAGATCGACTCCCTGGCCGACTACATCCGGGAACACCTGATGCCCAGCGCCATCGGCGGCGACGCCTCCCTGGGGCAACAGATATATGCCAAAAACTGTTCCGTCTGCCACGGGGATCGGGGAGATACCGCCGTGTGGGCCCAAAGCGGTCTGCAACCCGCCCCGCGCAACTTCACCACCGATCAGGCCCGCACGGAGCTTTCCCGCGAGCGCATGATCTTCTCGATAACCTTCGGTCGCGCCGAAACCGCCATGCCTTCCTGGAAGGAGCGTTTCTCCAAGGAGGAGATCGAAGCGGTGGTCGATTACATCCGGGGTGCTTTCCTCTTTCCCGAAGGGGAGACCCGCGCCAAGCCGGCGGACCATGCCGCTCACGGGGACGGCGCTCACGACCATTCCAGCCACTTCGACCTGCAGGCCATGTTGGCTCCATTGCCCAAGGGATTGCAAGGCGATGCGGGCTGGGGAGGATCTTTCTACGAAAAGAACTGCGCCACCTGCCACGGCAAGGAGGGTGACGGACAGGGTCCGCGTTCCGCCTTCATCAATCCCAAGCCCCGCAATTTCCGCCATCCCGCCTCCCAGCACAAGATGAACCGGCCTCACCTCTTCGAGGTGATCGCCAAAGGGGTGCTGAAGGCCGAGATGCCCGCCTGGGACAAGGTTCTCTCCGAGCAGGAGATCGCCAACGTCGCCGAGTATGTCTTCGTGGCCTTCATTCAGCCGGGGCATGCCACGGAGTTGCAGCAGTTGCAGGAGTCGGGGGCGGCGGACCACGACCATGGGGATCATGGGGAACACGGGGATCATGGGGAACACGACGACCATGGGGATCATGACCAGGCCCCTGCCGCCGAAGGGCATTCCCACTGATGAGAAAGCTGGTGCTGGGGTTGGCGTTGTGGGTGCCCCTCACGCTTGGTGCCGACCCCGCTCATGAGGCCGGGCGGGCGGTTTACAATTTCCGTTGCTATTTCTGCCACGGTTACTCGGGCAACGGGCGCACCCTGGCGGCCAGTTATCTCACACCGAAGCCTCGGGATTTCACCCGCACCGCCCCGGAGGCGTTGCCTTTGGAGCGTATGATCGCTTCCATTCGCCACGGCGTGCCCTCGACCGGCATGGCCGCCTTCGAAACCGTTCTCACTCCCGCCGAGATAGAGGCCGTAGCCGCTTTCGTGCGGCAGGAGTTCATGGTGGACAAGGCGGAAAACACCCGTTACCACACGGTAGCCAACGGCTGGGGGGATCACGAACGCTACCGGGAGGCCTATCCGTTCGCCCTGGGTGAGATTGCCATGGACCGGGCGGAGGAGACGCTGACCCCTGAGCAGCGGCGGGGCAAGGCCCTGTATTTGAGCGCCTGCATTTCGTGTCACGACTGGGGGCGGGTGGAGAAGGAGGAGCCGGTTTGGGAGCCGCGTGCGGTATCCTATCCGCGTGCGGGTTTCGTTCCGGGGCAGGAGTCGGTTCCGGATGCGGTTTCGGGGGCGTCGGTCTATGCCCGGCATGATCGGGCCCCGGTGTTGTCGGGGGAGGTTTCGCAGGCGGTGCGGGAGGGGGAGCGGTTGTTTCAAGGCAACTGCGCCTTTTGTCATGCAGCGGACGGCACGGGAAAAAACTGGATCGGCACTTTTTTGCAGCCGCATCCGAGGGATTTGACGGAGGCGGGTTTCAAGGCGCGGCGCAGTCGGGAGGGGTTGAAGCGGGTGATGGCCGAGGGTTTGGCCGGAACGTCGATGCCCGCCTGGAGGGGGGTGTTGAGCGAGGGGCAGATGGAGAATATCGCCGAGTATATCGAGCAGGCGATGTGATAAAAAAAATACCGGGGTCCGGGGGGGATTATCCCCCCCGGCGGGGTTCGGGGCGGAGCCCCGAGGTGTTGACCTGGCCTTGGCCTTTGGCGGGTCGAAGCCAAAAGGAGAAATTCCAGACGTCGAACCTCTTCCGAACCACGCTGTCACTTCGACCCGCCCGGAGGGGGCAAGGGGAGGGACTCATCCTCCCCATCCGTGAACGCGCCAA is a genomic window containing:
- a CDS encoding c-type cytochrome — encoded protein: MWRTGLFMALFSALVFPGSSSLAGEKPTGAAELYRKHCATCHGHKGEGNTTLGQSMSPPPRKFTDPAGMMDLTRERMITSIRDGRKATAMPAWGELLSAAQIDSLADYIREHLMPSAIGGDASLGQQIYAKNCSVCHGDRGDTAVWAQSGLQPAPRNFTTDQARTELSRERMIFSITFGRAETAMPSWKERFSKEEIEAVVDYIRGAFLFPEGETRAKPADHAAHGDGAHDHSSHFDLQAMLAPLPKGLQGDAGWGGSFYEKNCATCHGKEGDGQGPRSAFINPKPRNFRHPASQHKMNRPHLFEVIAKGVLKAEMPAWDKVLSEQEIANVAEYVFVAFIQPGHATELQQLQESGAADHDHGDHGEHGDHGEHDDHGDHDQAPAAEGHSH
- a CDS encoding diguanylate cyclase — protein: MSISARVLISTASAVALVMVWLIVFFVKHQKETILAQNERTMTLMVSNIGSGLRTIMKSGYAHIAREFIADIRKNPAVLDFRILRANGLEAFLDNSTIAEVNRRLGEEEFLPRKEENKVQVLPENDPNLQTVLKDHHIVPLHHKKDGVAQVTFLAPIQKDEKCGKCHGSDAKPRGLMLITTSLAQVEQDIRDTRQEAFLVALVALFFVLLLVYVMIRSFLIRPLGLIKSSMNRVAGGHLTERIAVPGNDEISEIAAAFNEMARQLAITYDGLHQEQDKLATVIFGAQEGIVVTDGNQNVVLVNPSAERLVGKTFEQIRDAGWEMLLDDADFLKAFVAKGGREMPDLVVYNSRALKLHAATIHAVDQTAIGTSIMLRDVTDEKNLEDKLRELSVTDALTQLFNRRGLMEVLEKEIKRSQRYNHFLGFLLFDVDHFKKFNDTYGHDQGDRVLQAIGRAMKEHFRKVDTPCRYGGEEFCAILPDTDPRGAYIVAERFRRRIEAMLVDNLKVTVSIGVVTIPACEVNKAEDLIKRADELLYEGKRNGRNQVTIGIPLEDLDLSSVEM
- a CDS encoding 6-bladed beta-propeller; amino-acid sequence: MKLRLTMSAMLCLLSGAAVILGGCVEGKQAKVLPPLVFPSPPDEARFQYERTLRSSVDVEPKDRKGLAMREMLTGDSGLEGKGFGKPYGIAVRKGVIYVSDTINRSVMRFDPEHGKFTEIGKEDPGALAKPMGLDVDQEGNLYVMDATKKFVMVYGPDGKYLRALGGKEMFDRPSSVAVNPDATRIYVVDTGASRGRDEAHRIRVFDAKNGTPLFDIGKRGEKPGEFNLLRDAKFGPDGLLYVVDGGNFRVQVFNQDGKFLRFFGGVGRNLGQFARPKGLAADKAGNIYISDASHANFQIFNKEGQLLLFVGDRGPDTERARYMLPSMIAVDEDGRVYMVDQGYKKVDIYRPATLGEKDGFLGQAFDKLENIKPVKK
- a CDS encoding c-type cytochrome, which encodes MRKLVLGLALWVPLTLGADPAHEAGRAVYNFRCYFCHGYSGNGRTLAASYLTPKPRDFTRTAPEALPLERMIASIRHGVPSTGMAAFETVLTPAEIEAVAAFVRQEFMVDKAENTRYHTVANGWGDHERYREAYPFALGEIAMDRAEETLTPEQRRGKALYLSACISCHDWGRVEKEEPVWEPRAVSYPRAGFVPGQESVPDAVSGASVYARHDRAPVLSGEVSQAVREGERLFQGNCAFCHAADGTGKNWIGTFLQPHPRDLTEAGFKARRSREGLKRVMAEGLAGTSMPAWRGVLSEGQMENIAEYIEQAM